A region of Reichenbachiella carrageenanivorans DNA encodes the following proteins:
- a CDS encoding ABC transporter substrate-binding protein, which produces MQITDDLQRIFQLVESPQRIISLVPSLTELLFDLGLGDRIVGVTKFCIHPAQVQQTVKRVGGTKKFDFEKIEALQPDLIIANKEENYRAGVEQLCEKYPVYISDIFELKDALRTIENIGVMTGTEALALPMIEQIQQSFDEVKGKLQGEVLYFIWQQPDMVVATDNFIDDVLQWLGLDNAVAHLTRYPELSEETLAKLSPNYVFLSSEPYPFKERHISRFQSLFPNAEVLLVDGEMFSWYGSRLIHSPKYFMSLPVSRRR; this is translated from the coding sequence ATGCAAATTACCGATGACCTTCAACGAATTTTTCAATTAGTAGAGTCGCCTCAGCGAATCATCTCACTAGTGCCTTCTTTGACCGAGCTGCTCTTTGATTTGGGACTGGGAGATCGTATCGTGGGCGTGACTAAATTTTGCATTCATCCAGCCCAAGTGCAGCAAACGGTGAAGAGAGTAGGAGGTACCAAAAAATTTGATTTCGAAAAAATAGAAGCACTTCAGCCTGATCTGATTATTGCCAATAAGGAGGAGAACTATCGAGCGGGCGTGGAGCAGTTGTGTGAAAAGTATCCTGTGTATATCTCAGATATCTTTGAGCTCAAAGACGCTCTCCGAACCATTGAAAATATAGGGGTGATGACTGGTACTGAAGCACTGGCGCTGCCGATGATAGAGCAAATTCAGCAAAGTTTTGATGAGGTGAAGGGCAAGCTTCAAGGTGAAGTGTTATATTTTATTTGGCAGCAGCCTGACATGGTGGTAGCTACGGACAATTTTATCGACGATGTGTTGCAATGGTTGGGCCTGGACAATGCCGTAGCTCACCTCACTAGATACCCCGAACTTTCCGAAGAAACTTTAGCCAAATTATCACCTAATTATGTTTTTCTTTCATCCGAGCCCTATCCATTCAAAGAACGGCATATCAGTCGATTTCAATCTCTTTTTCCAAATGCCGAAGTACTTCTTGTCGATGGGGAGATGTTCAGCTGGTATGGAAGTCGCCTGATTCATTCACCGAAATATTTTATGAGTTTACCGGTATCTAGAAGACGTTAG
- a CDS encoding ATP-grasp domain-containing protein codes for MLTYDIVLLTDARFTNEVAIDDYAKNVLLEDQLLINALTHIGLKAHKTHWNNEQFDWTSTQCAMIRTTWDIYDDGMFDQFEAWLDRIKDQTQLINTYETIRWNIDKRYLKDLKTRGIKIPPTIFIPQGESKNLHEIVQASGWEQSILKPAISGGGRHTYKLDNNQLNAIANTFSTLIQEESMLLQEFQHHVVDKGELTLMVFGGKYSHAVLKKAKVGDFRVQDDFGGTVHTYEPTAAEIAFAERVVAACDPVPTQARVDFIWGNDGDLCVSELELIEPELWFRNEKGAAEQLATLIWERYFKKS; via the coding sequence ATGCTCACTTACGATATAGTACTACTTACCGATGCTCGGTTTACCAATGAAGTAGCCATCGACGATTATGCAAAAAATGTACTTTTGGAAGATCAGCTACTCATCAATGCGCTTACTCACATAGGACTCAAAGCACACAAAACCCACTGGAACAATGAGCAGTTTGACTGGACAAGCACACAATGCGCTATGATTCGCACTACATGGGATATTTATGACGATGGGATGTTTGATCAATTCGAAGCGTGGCTGGATCGAATCAAAGACCAGACCCAACTCATCAATACTTATGAAACCATCCGCTGGAATATAGACAAGCGCTACCTCAAAGATTTGAAAACACGAGGCATCAAAATTCCTCCTACAATTTTCATCCCTCAGGGCGAAAGCAAAAACCTTCACGAAATAGTACAAGCATCCGGATGGGAGCAATCGATCCTAAAACCAGCTATCTCTGGTGGTGGGCGACACACTTACAAACTCGACAACAATCAGCTCAATGCTATAGCCAATACTTTTTCTACGCTTATCCAAGAAGAATCTATGCTTCTACAAGAGTTTCAACATCATGTAGTTGATAAAGGAGAGCTCACACTCATGGTCTTCGGGGGCAAATATTCTCACGCTGTGCTAAAAAAAGCCAAAGTAGGAGACTTTAGAGTACAAGACGATTTTGGCGGCACCGTGCATACCTATGAGCCCACTGCCGCTGAGATTGCGTTTGCAGAGCGCGTAGTAGCAGCGTGCGATCCTGTGCCTACACAAGCTCGTGTAGATTTTATCTGGGGCAACGATGGCGATCTTTGCGTCTCCGAACTAGAACTGATCGAACCAGAGCTTTGGTTCAGAAACGAAAAAGGTGCTGCAGAGCAACTGGCAACTCTGATCTGGGAGAGGTACTTCAAAAAAAGCTAG
- a CDS encoding DEAD/DEAH box helicase — translation MKYEDYHISPELKRNLETQGFKRPTDIQFKSIPAILKGEDVLAIAQTGTGKTAAFAIPVIDRLQRSKKHGRGDSIRCVVMVPTRELAIQITRAFEELAKNTKVRVMSIFGGVEQDPQIAKLAKGVDVIVTTPGRMFDLVSQGFILLDQVETVVLDEADHMLNLGFIKDIQDLVKFLPKRRQTLFFSATIDDKIKKVAYSLVHKPIRIQVSPKDPVSKNVDHAVAFIKMDDKRFFLERLIGENPEQKILVFVRTKVRAERVLAAMTRVKVDAQTIHGDKDQDERNRVMSAFRAGRNKILIATDVSARGIDIPNVDFVVNYDLPDEPENYVHRVGRTGRGKQKGQAISFCSPEEKPMLIEIEKYTHTPVKIMDIEWNTYQDTLDLTADTNDNWKQLINEAEANPHKPKKKNKKNKKR, via the coding sequence ATGAAATACGAAGATTACCACATCAGTCCAGAACTAAAGCGAAACCTTGAAACGCAGGGATTCAAGCGGCCTACCGACATTCAGTTCAAATCTATCCCTGCCATTCTCAAGGGAGAGGATGTATTAGCCATTGCTCAGACAGGTACAGGCAAGACCGCTGCTTTTGCCATTCCAGTGATCGATCGATTGCAGCGTTCCAAAAAACATGGGAGAGGTGATTCTATTCGCTGTGTAGTGATGGTGCCTACACGTGAGCTGGCCATCCAGATCACGCGAGCTTTTGAAGAATTGGCTAAAAACACCAAAGTACGTGTAATGAGTATTTTTGGGGGGGTAGAGCAAGATCCACAAATCGCCAAATTAGCGAAGGGTGTAGATGTGATCGTGACAACGCCAGGTAGAATGTTCGACTTGGTAAGTCAGGGGTTTATCCTGCTCGATCAGGTGGAAACGGTGGTGCTAGATGAGGCCGATCACATGCTCAATCTTGGGTTTATCAAAGACATTCAAGATTTGGTGAAATTCTTACCTAAGCGCCGGCAGACACTTTTTTTCTCCGCTACGATAGACGATAAGATCAAAAAAGTAGCTTATTCACTCGTGCATAAGCCTATCCGTATTCAGGTCTCGCCTAAAGACCCCGTGTCTAAAAATGTAGATCATGCGGTAGCTTTCATCAAAATGGACGATAAGCGTTTTTTCTTGGAAAGGCTCATTGGTGAAAACCCAGAGCAAAAAATTCTTGTTTTTGTAAGAACCAAAGTTAGAGCCGAGCGAGTATTGGCTGCTATGACGAGAGTCAAAGTGGATGCTCAAACCATCCATGGAGACAAGGATCAGGATGAACGAAACAGAGTGATGAGCGCTTTTAGGGCAGGGAGAAATAAAATATTAATAGCCACAGATGTGAGCGCCAGAGGGATAGATATTCCTAATGTGGATTTTGTGGTCAACTATGACCTCCCAGACGAACCTGAAAACTATGTGCATAGAGTAGGCCGTACGGGACGTGGCAAACAAAAGGGGCAAGCCATTAGTTTTTGCAGTCCAGAAGAAAAACCAATGTTGATCGAAATTGAAAAATATACCCACACGCCTGTGAAAATCATGGACATCGAGTGGAATACCTATCAGGATACCTTGGATCTTACCGCAGATACAAACGACAATTGGAAACAGTTGATCAATGAAGCTGAGGCCAATCCGCACAAACCTAAGAAGAAAAATAAAAAGAATAAGAAGCGCTAA
- a CDS encoding GntP family permease: MIDVQLILSVLGGIGVLLILILYFQIQAFLALLIASISVGLIAGMAPSTIMDAMKTGMGNTLGFVATVVGLGAIFGAILEHSGAAGALANFFLDKMGEKKAPWAMTLTGFVVAIPVFFDVAFIILVPLIYSLQRRSGQSLFLFAIPLLAGLAATHSFIPPTPGPVAVADILGADLGLVILFGFIVGIPAVIVSGPMLAKRLAKITFIAAPPLDEEPKETSKNPNLAIVLAIIATPILLIVLNTISKTWLKVGVLINWLAFFGHPFMALIIANLLAWYFMGIKKGFSKEQLLKMSTQSLAPAGIIILLTGAGGVFKQILMDTGAGQMLANAFADNLSSPFIFAFVMAALMRVVQGSATVAMITSAGMTSALIASANLSAAQLSLLVIAIASGATVLSHVNDSGFWLINRYLGLTVKQTFKSWTLMTTLLGLSSFVITLILAYFV; encoded by the coding sequence ATGATAGATGTACAGCTCATATTATCAGTCCTTGGCGGAATAGGTGTTCTACTTATTCTCATTCTATACTTCCAAATCCAAGCCTTTTTAGCCTTGTTGATCGCCAGTATTTCAGTAGGACTCATAGCAGGCATGGCCCCCAGCACTATCATGGATGCCATGAAAACAGGCATGGGCAATACCCTCGGGTTTGTGGCTACTGTAGTTGGGCTAGGTGCTATATTCGGTGCCATCTTGGAACACTCAGGAGCAGCTGGAGCTTTGGCTAATTTCTTTCTAGATAAAATGGGAGAGAAAAAAGCACCCTGGGCCATGACCCTCACGGGTTTTGTGGTAGCCATACCTGTATTCTTCGATGTAGCCTTTATCATTTTGGTACCTTTGATCTACTCTCTACAGCGTCGCTCTGGTCAATCTTTGTTTCTATTTGCTATTCCGTTATTGGCAGGGCTGGCAGCTACACATAGCTTCATTCCGCCTACACCAGGCCCTGTTGCGGTAGCAGACATCTTGGGGGCAGATTTGGGCTTAGTCATTCTGTTTGGATTTATCGTAGGCATACCTGCTGTGATCGTCAGTGGGCCTATGCTGGCCAAACGACTGGCAAAAATCACTTTTATCGCTGCTCCGCCACTCGACGAAGAGCCTAAAGAAACAAGCAAAAATCCTAACCTTGCCATCGTACTGGCTATTATCGCTACCCCTATTCTTTTAATTGTATTAAATACCATTTCTAAAACCTGGCTAAAGGTCGGGGTACTCATAAATTGGCTAGCATTTTTTGGACACCCGTTCATGGCGCTCATCATTGCTAATTTGCTCGCTTGGTATTTTATGGGGATCAAAAAGGGATTTTCTAAAGAACAATTATTGAAAATGAGTACCCAATCGCTCGCACCTGCAGGTATCATTATTTTGCTCACTGGTGCTGGCGGCGTGTTCAAACAGATACTGATGGATACTGGCGCAGGCCAAATGCTCGCAAATGCCTTTGCCGACAATCTATCCTCCCCTTTTATCTTTGCTTTTGTGATGGCGGCGCTCATGCGTGTAGTACAAGGTTCGGCCACTGTAGCTATGATCACCTCGGCAGGCATGACCTCCGCGCTGATCGCCTCGGCAAATTTGTCTGCTGCACAACTGTCCTTGCTCGTCATCGCCATTGCTTCTGGAGCTACTGTCCTGTCTCACGTCAATGACAGCGGATTTTGGCTCATCAATCGCTACCTAGGTTTGACTGTAAAGCAAACCTTCAAATCATGGACACTCATGACCACTTTACTTGGTCTTTCTAGTTTTGTCATCACCCTTATACTCGCCTATTTTGTATAA